Proteins encoded together in one Aurantiacibacter aquimixticola window:
- a CDS encoding glutamate synthase subunit beta, producing MGKETGFLEIEREDRSYVAPEERLKNYKEFVVQPDDDKLQNQAARCMNCGIPYCHNGCPVNNIIPDWNHLVYEGDWRNALEVLHSTNNFPEFTGRVCPAPCEAACTLNITDQPVTIKSIECAIVDRGWKEGWIAPQPPEKQTGKSVAVVGSGPAGLACAQQLARAGHSVTVFEKSDRVGGLMRYGIPDFKMEKNLINRRAVQMEAEGVTFRTSNEVGVDTSMKSLKENFDAVVLAGGAEHPRSLDIPGAELPGVRLAMEFLTQQNKRNAGDDETRAAPRGSLTATGKHVIVIGGGDTGSDCVGTSNRQGAKSVTQIEIMPQPPEKENKLLTWPDWPMKLRTSSSHEEGVDRDWAVLTKEVVGKDGEVTGLKCVRADWSEGQLREVPGSEFTLPADLILLAMGFLGPRRQGMLDQAAVDLTQRGNIDANEQDYATSDPHIYACGDMRRGQSLVVWAIREGRQCAASVDEALMGVTQLPR from the coding sequence ATGGGCAAGGAAACCGGATTTCTCGAAATCGAGCGCGAGGATCGTTCCTACGTCGCTCCCGAAGAGCGGCTCAAGAACTACAAGGAATTCGTCGTCCAGCCGGATGACGACAAGCTGCAGAACCAGGCGGCACGCTGCATGAATTGCGGCATTCCCTACTGCCATAACGGCTGCCCGGTGAATAACATCATCCCGGACTGGAACCACCTCGTCTACGAAGGCGACTGGCGCAACGCGCTCGAAGTCCTGCACTCCACCAACAACTTTCCGGAATTCACCGGCCGCGTCTGCCCGGCGCCTTGCGAAGCGGCCTGTACGCTCAACATCACGGACCAGCCGGTCACGATAAAGAGCATCGAATGCGCCATCGTCGATCGCGGGTGGAAGGAAGGCTGGATCGCGCCGCAGCCGCCTGAAAAACAGACCGGAAAGAGCGTTGCCGTGGTTGGAAGCGGCCCGGCGGGCCTCGCCTGCGCCCAGCAACTTGCGCGTGCCGGACACTCTGTCACCGTGTTCGAGAAAAGCGACCGCGTGGGCGGGCTGATGCGTTACGGCATTCCCGACTTCAAGATGGAGAAGAACCTCATCAATCGCCGCGCCGTGCAGATGGAGGCGGAGGGGGTCACCTTCCGCACAAGCAACGAAGTCGGCGTCGACACCTCGATGAAATCGCTCAAGGAGAATTTCGATGCGGTGGTGCTGGCGGGCGGAGCCGAACATCCGCGCAGCCTCGATATTCCCGGTGCCGAGCTACCCGGCGTGCGGCTGGCAATGGAATTCCTCACCCAGCAGAACAAGCGCAATGCGGGCGACGACGAAACCCGCGCCGCCCCGCGTGGCAGCCTGACCGCAACGGGCAAGCATGTCATCGTCATCGGCGGCGGCGATACGGGCAGCGATTGCGTAGGCACCAGCAACCGACAGGGCGCGAAGAGCGTCACCCAGATCGAGATCATGCCGCAGCCGCCCGAGAAGGAGAACAAGCTGCTGACCTGGCCCGACTGGCCGATGAAACTGCGCACCTCCTCCAGCCATGAAGAAGGCGTGGACCGCGATTGGGCGGTGCTGACCAAGGAAGTGGTCGGCAAGGATGGCGAAGTCACCGGCCTCAAATGCGTGCGCGCCGACTGGTCCGAAGGCCAGCTTCGCGAAGTGCCCGGCAGCGAATTCACCCTGCCCGCCGACCTTATCCTGCTGGCCATGGGCTTTCTCGGCCCGCGCCGTCAGGGCATGCTCGATCAGGCCGCGGTCGATCTCACCCAGCGCGGCAATATCGATGCGAACGAGCAGGATTATGCGACCTCCGACCCGCACATCTACGCCTGCGGCGATATGCGGCGCGGGCAGAGTCTGGTGGTCTGGGCGATACGCGAAGGCCGCCAATGCGCAGCCAGCGTGGACGAAGCGCTGATGGGCGTCACCCAGCTACCGCGCTGA
- a CDS encoding tail fiber domain-containing protein, protein MNRSKTAKVLSYAKPELRVYGSVRNLTGGSGGMGADAGPMNMMSDMRAKENVAKVATHPAGFGLYLFDYRSEFRAVHGARRQFGVLAQEVAEFDPSSVVREKDGYLRVDYAKLGIVLH, encoded by the coding sequence ATGAACCGATCGAAAACTGCCAAAGTTCTTTCGTACGCCAAGCCCGAGCTCCGCGTGTATGGTTCGGTGCGCAACTTGACCGGTGGAAGCGGGGGAATGGGGGCCGATGCAGGTCCGATGAATATGATGTCCGATATGCGCGCTAAGGAAAATGTAGCGAAGGTCGCCACGCATCCTGCAGGATTCGGATTGTACCTCTTCGACTACCGTTCGGAATTTCGCGCCGTTCATGGTGCACGGCGTCAATTCGGCGTTCTGGCGCAGGAAGTCGCCGAATTCGATCCCTCTTCTGTGGTGCGCGAAAAGGACGGATATTTGCGCGTCGATTATGCGAAGCTGGGCATCGTTCTTCATTAG
- a CDS encoding nucleotidyltransferase family protein: MLDTHDTLLIDSFLASCLVIGAAADLKLPDRIADHDVLKRVRLHGIAGILTDKLDAFSDTHAALRKAIENEASRLAILNASRYEVATMLAEEFAAAAVDLLFLKGARLAYSVYDKPEQRASGDIDVLVRPEQAENARSVLAQVGFVRTGGLQDGLAQEGWESRPVFGVSQQVDLHWAMTNSPALATIFPADPFALAVPLPRLTMGARGTDPVTTLINIALNEARHFHLGYVVNGECIKGVRRLGGAHDVMVLCRTFDSENWEQLKDCAASRGIARTVAEALRHSAQSLKAEVPQAVLDALNGASAASWLDEYISSSTPWRRLRYDLSAAHGFYAKRQVLSAQLFPSEVRMRVRYPDRAGASLTWLYVRRMLAAPFRWLTKRR; the protein is encoded by the coding sequence GTGCTCGATACACATGATACCCTGCTAATCGACTCTTTCTTGGCAAGCTGCTTGGTAATCGGAGCTGCGGCAGATCTGAAACTGCCGGATCGGATTGCCGACCATGACGTTCTGAAGCGGGTGCGGCTGCATGGGATCGCTGGTATTCTCACTGACAAATTGGATGCCTTCTCCGATACGCATGCGGCCCTACGCAAAGCCATTGAAAACGAGGCGAGTCGGCTGGCGATATTGAACGCATCTCGCTACGAAGTGGCGACGATGTTGGCTGAAGAGTTCGCCGCCGCAGCCGTAGATCTGCTGTTTTTGAAGGGCGCTCGCCTCGCCTACTCCGTCTACGATAAACCGGAACAGCGTGCGTCTGGAGACATCGACGTGCTCGTTCGCCCGGAGCAGGCGGAAAATGCGCGAAGCGTACTTGCCCAAGTCGGGTTCGTCCGCACGGGCGGACTGCAGGATGGTCTTGCCCAAGAAGGCTGGGAGAGCCGACCCGTTTTCGGCGTCTCACAGCAAGTCGATCTTCATTGGGCGATGACGAATTCGCCTGCTCTTGCCACGATCTTCCCCGCCGATCCCTTTGCTTTGGCCGTGCCCCTGCCTCGATTGACGATGGGCGCGCGCGGCACCGACCCGGTGACCACCCTCATCAACATTGCCTTGAACGAAGCGCGACATTTTCATCTGGGCTACGTCGTCAATGGCGAGTGCATCAAGGGCGTGCGCCGCCTAGGAGGCGCTCATGACGTTATGGTGCTTTGCCGTACATTCGACAGCGAAAACTGGGAGCAATTGAAAGATTGTGCCGCTAGCCGCGGCATAGCGCGCACTGTTGCTGAGGCGCTTCGGCACTCGGCTCAATCATTGAAAGCAGAAGTTCCGCAGGCGGTTCTTGACGCTTTGAATGGTGCGAGCGCCGCATCGTGGCTCGACGAGTATATTTCCTCATCCACGCCGTGGCGTCGCTTACGTTACGACTTATCTGCTGCCCATGGATTTTATGCCAAAAGGCAAGTGCTGAGCGCGCAGCTGTTCCCTAGTGAGGTGCGGATGCGAGTGCGATACCCGGACCGAGCCGGTGCTTCGCTTACATGGCTATACGTGCGTCGAATGCTTGCGGCGCCATTTCGCTGGCTCACGAAGCGCCGCTAG
- a CDS encoding PqqD family protein — protein sequence MTTDDTISASPDVVAREIGDEMVLMDLQSGTYFGLNLVGSFIWERISAEPQTIGSLADAVAARFDATRDDILSDIVDIAEQLQSNGLLAT from the coding sequence ATGACGACTGACGATACGATCTCTGCTTCACCGGACGTCGTCGCGCGCGAGATCGGCGATGAGATGGTGCTTATGGATTTGCAAAGCGGGACTTATTTCGGCTTGAATCTGGTCGGCAGTTTCATTTGGGAACGCATCTCCGCTGAGCCGCAGACGATTGGCTCGCTCGCCGATGCAGTGGCAGCGCGCTTCGACGCCACTCGGGACGATATTCTGAGCGACATCGTCGATATTGCCGAGCAATTGCAATCGAATGGACTGCTGGCGACCTAG
- a CDS encoding LPS export ABC transporter periplasmic protein LptC, with protein sequence MTAAADRMRSRRQAFAAPGSALDRIVRLLAVALPAAVGVVAAMMLITPLSPRGEVSFLLDRNKVAIAEDRLRVDDAMYRGQDDRGRPFSLNAGGAVQRSNTVPLVEMDDLVARILLPEGPAILSALEGSYDIDDRQVAIPGTVRFTASDGYEIAARGVVLDLATQTLRGSGRVNGVIPAGTFSAESFRADLAARTILLRGNVRGRMVPGQLRLPSGM encoded by the coding sequence ATGACGGCAGCAGCAGACCGGATGCGCTCCAGGCGCCAGGCCTTCGCGGCCCCGGGCAGCGCGCTAGACCGGATCGTGCGCCTACTGGCCGTGGCTCTCCCCGCCGCCGTGGGCGTGGTCGCGGCGATGATGCTGATCACGCCGCTGTCCCCGCGCGGCGAAGTGAGCTTCCTGCTCGATCGCAACAAGGTTGCCATTGCGGAGGACCGCCTGCGCGTCGACGATGCGATGTATCGCGGACAGGACGATCGCGGTCGTCCCTTCTCGCTCAATGCCGGCGGCGCGGTCCAGCGCAGCAATACGGTGCCGCTGGTGGAGATGGACGATCTGGTCGCGCGGATACTTCTGCCCGAAGGGCCGGCAATCCTCTCCGCGCTCGAAGGCAGCTACGATATCGACGATCGCCAGGTCGCCATTCCCGGCACTGTGCGTTTCACCGCGTCGGACGGCTACGAGATCGCGGCGCGCGGCGTCGTCCTCGATCTCGCCACGCAAACGCTGCGCGGCAGCGGGCGGGTGAACGGCGTGATCCCGGCCGGCACCTTTTCCGCAGAAAGCTTCCGCGCCGATCTCGCCGCCCGCACCATCCTTTTGCGCGGAAATGTGCGCGGCCGTATGGTGCCCGGCCAGCTGCGCCTGCCGAGCGGCATGTGA
- a CDS encoding O-antigen ligase family protein, producing MMERIGDTQSSDSVKSAVRFLSSPLMQLGVLIAAAVLLGGGGVAYGLRNGLVQLLSLGILAANRRAATSFVKRAPRMLVILVLLSLALPLAQLVPLPPSVWEAAPGREPISRSLDVLGKEAWLPLSLDPMRTLVAFSGMIAPATIIIVGRELGIQDRERLVILLAAAACFTFLLGAAQLTQANSAAMLYPITPNADALYGAFANRNSTGLFFLLAGLLLIGSAPIRSAVLLTVYVVAGSLLALGVVLTQSRSSMALLGVVLIFAAFRASVEWLRSSGRRLPGVGALIASAIAVAIAGALAASAMIGGRAADSLDRFSDMQTDRPEMWEDGVHAARAYWPVGSGMGTFDEVFQLHESLEYVSPRRAGRAHSDWIEIAIEGGVFSLSLAFAWLAWCGAATVRRGPPEEVWIRLGAGFGIACVALQSVLDYPLRNQTLLCVAAVLVVLLIRPPEGSR from the coding sequence ATGATGGAACGGATCGGCGATACTCAATCATCGGATAGCGTGAAGTCGGCCGTGCGATTTCTCAGCTCGCCACTCATGCAATTGGGTGTTCTCATCGCGGCAGCGGTGCTTCTGGGCGGTGGAGGCGTTGCCTACGGTTTGCGCAATGGCCTCGTACAGCTTCTCTCCCTTGGGATTCTTGCGGCCAATCGGCGTGCAGCTACGAGCTTCGTGAAGCGGGCTCCGCGCATGCTCGTTATTCTCGTCTTGTTATCGCTCGCGCTACCTCTCGCGCAGCTTGTCCCGCTACCGCCATCGGTCTGGGAAGCGGCCCCGGGCCGTGAGCCGATCAGTCGTTCGCTCGATGTCCTCGGTAAAGAGGCGTGGCTTCCGCTAAGCCTAGACCCGATGCGCACATTGGTCGCATTCTCCGGAATGATCGCTCCTGCGACTATCATCATCGTCGGTCGAGAGCTCGGCATACAAGACCGCGAGCGCCTTGTGATTCTGCTTGCAGCGGCGGCTTGCTTCACCTTCCTGCTCGGCGCCGCGCAATTAACGCAGGCGAATTCCGCTGCGATGCTGTATCCGATAACGCCGAACGCTGATGCGCTTTACGGCGCCTTTGCCAATCGCAATTCGACCGGGCTTTTCTTCTTGCTTGCCGGACTTCTGCTGATTGGAAGTGCGCCGATCCGATCAGCCGTCCTTTTGACCGTCTACGTCGTCGCCGGGTCGCTCCTCGCTCTTGGCGTGGTTCTGACGCAATCCCGCTCCTCGATGGCATTGCTGGGTGTTGTGCTGATCTTCGCCGCGTTTCGTGCCAGCGTCGAATGGCTGCGGTCGAGCGGTCGCCGTTTACCTGGCGTCGGTGCTCTTATCGCATCGGCGATTGCCGTCGCGATCGCCGGAGCACTTGCGGCGTCTGCCATGATTGGAGGGCGCGCAGCGGACAGCTTGGATCGATTCTCCGATATGCAGACCGACCGCCCTGAGATGTGGGAAGATGGCGTTCACGCCGCTCGTGCTTACTGGCCTGTGGGCAGCGGGATGGGGACGTTCGACGAAGTCTTCCAACTGCACGAATCGCTTGAATATGTGTCACCTCGCAGGGCAGGGCGCGCGCATAGCGACTGGATCGAGATCGCCATCGAGGGCGGTGTCTTCTCGCTAAGCTTGGCGTTTGCCTGGTTGGCATGGTGTGGCGCCGCGACCGTGCGCCGCGGACCGCCGGAAGAAGTCTGGATCCGGCTCGGTGCAGGATTTGGGATCGCCTGCGTTGCGCTGCAGTCGGTGCTCGATTACCCGCTGCGAAACCAGACGCTGCTATGTGTTGCCGCAGTGCTGGTCGTACTGCTGATACGCCCACCGGAAGGCAGCCGATGA
- a CDS encoding 50S ribosomal protein L11 methyltransferase yields the protein MTSTLDEHIDYLQLEGRLDLYDEALAKVLREGDVVADLGCGVGVLGLAALKAGASHIYGIDQSDAIELTRETIARAGLSDRYTCMKASTFRCKLPEQVDLLLCDHVGYLGFDYGIIDMMRDAARRFLKPGGDAIPRKIQPVLAGACSAACRAKAREWGAQEIPAEYHWLENYGRNTKHNYEFDNGELCTAPAALQPIDLIAPGPDLFAMEADLEITSAGLFDGLAGWFDCELTPGVVMTNAPGRPESIARSNAFLPCQSSFHVNVGDRVHVGLKFRSDGEFLAWTITPPCGRPQVLSNWKSRILTAGDLRQAANAPITLNALGRARKAVFAATDGTRSAQAIADKVVSDNPDLFPTESALRRFVLREIGNVSE from the coding sequence GTGACATCCACACTCGACGAGCATATAGATTACCTGCAGCTTGAGGGTCGCCTCGATCTTTACGACGAGGCTCTGGCGAAAGTTCTGCGCGAGGGTGACGTCGTCGCCGATCTTGGCTGCGGGGTTGGCGTTTTAGGACTGGCCGCGCTGAAAGCGGGCGCGTCGCACATCTACGGAATAGACCAGTCCGACGCGATTGAGCTCACCCGTGAGACCATCGCGCGCGCCGGGCTGTCGGATCGCTACACGTGCATGAAGGCTTCCACCTTCCGCTGCAAGTTGCCTGAGCAGGTCGACCTGCTGCTTTGCGATCATGTCGGCTATCTTGGCTTCGATTATGGCATTATCGACATGATGCGCGATGCCGCCCGCCGCTTTCTAAAACCTGGTGGCGATGCCATACCGCGCAAGATTCAGCCGGTCCTTGCGGGTGCCTGTTCTGCGGCCTGTCGCGCGAAGGCGAGAGAATGGGGGGCGCAGGAAATACCGGCGGAGTATCACTGGCTCGAAAACTACGGTCGCAACACAAAACATAATTACGAGTTTGACAATGGCGAACTTTGTACCGCCCCCGCAGCGCTTCAACCCATCGACCTCATCGCGCCTGGGCCGGACCTCTTCGCGATGGAAGCCGATCTCGAAATTACGAGCGCCGGTTTATTCGACGGGCTCGCTGGCTGGTTCGATTGTGAACTCACTCCCGGCGTGGTGATGACGAACGCGCCAGGACGCCCGGAATCGATCGCGAGAAGCAACGCCTTCTTGCCGTGTCAAAGCAGCTTCCATGTCAATGTCGGCGATCGCGTGCATGTCGGGCTGAAATTCCGAAGCGATGGCGAATTTCTTGCCTGGACAATCACGCCACCGTGCGGGAGACCTCAGGTGCTATCCAATTGGAAGAGCCGGATTCTGACGGCCGGTGATCTTAGACAGGCGGCCAATGCACCGATCACTCTCAACGCCCTCGGCCGAGCCCGCAAGGCAGTGTTCGCGGCGACCGACGGCACACGCTCGGCGCAGGCTATTGCAGACAAGGTCGTCTCCGACAATCCCGATCTGTTTCCGACCGAAAGCGCGCTCCGTCGATTTGTCTTGCGCGAGATCGGCAATGTTTCCGAATGA
- a CDS encoding ribonuclease D: MTVHFHEEDLPAGVLADGPVAVDTETMGLVTPRDRLCVVQISDGEGDEHLVRFANGSEYDAPNLCEVLADPAREKIYHFGRFDLAAIEYYLGVTAGPVFCTKIASKLTRTYTDRHGLKMIVSELLGEDISKQQQSSDWGAPELNDAQREYAASDVRYLHRLRDVFIERLEREGRMELAQACFDFLPTRARLDIAGWAENDIFSHA, from the coding sequence ATGACAGTCCATTTCCACGAAGAAGACCTGCCCGCAGGCGTGCTCGCGGACGGCCCCGTTGCCGTCGATACCGAAACCATGGGGCTGGTCACGCCGCGCGACCGGCTCTGCGTCGTGCAGATCAGCGATGGCGAGGGTGACGAGCATCTCGTGCGTTTTGCCAATGGCAGCGAATACGATGCGCCGAACTTGTGCGAAGTGCTGGCGGATCCGGCGCGGGAGAAGATCTATCACTTCGGACGCTTCGATCTGGCTGCGATCGAGTACTATCTGGGCGTTACGGCAGGCCCGGTGTTCTGTACGAAGATCGCCAGCAAGCTCACCCGCACCTATACAGACCGCCACGGCCTCAAGATGATCGTGTCCGAATTGCTCGGCGAGGATATCTCCAAGCAACAGCAGAGCTCGGACTGGGGCGCGCCGGAATTGAACGATGCGCAGCGCGAATATGCCGCATCCGACGTGCGCTATCTGCACCGCCTTCGCGACGTGTTCATCGAGCGATTGGAACGCGAAGGGCGGATGGAACTGGCGCAGGCCTGCTTCGATTTCCTTCCCACCCGCGCCCGGCTCGACATTGCCGGGTGGGCGGAGAACGACATTTTCAGCCACGCGTAA
- a CDS encoding LptA/OstA family protein, translating into MTSKRAPLSRPSLSRLALRGLLGGVIAGGLTALGFGSLAGAQDIAGVSSNQPVSWAADSGQLQDRQNRVVLSGNVVIEQGDLRLTAQRTTIAYSDAGTLRIQRIDATGGVVVTRGSERVRGDAAVYDFNRRVIVLSGGVAINRGTDRLDGGRLVIDLNSGVTSVDGAGSRPADGRNAGRVSGTFAVPEGN; encoded by the coding sequence ATGACCTCGAAACGCGCCCCCCTTTCTCGCCCGTCCCTTTCCCGACTCGCTCTGCGCGGACTGCTCGGCGGCGTGATCGCAGGCGGCCTGACGGCGCTCGGCTTCGGGTCGTTGGCGGGTGCACAGGACATTGCCGGGGTGAGCAGCAACCAACCGGTAAGCTGGGCCGCCGATAGCGGGCAGTTGCAGGATCGGCAGAACCGTGTCGTGCTGTCGGGCAATGTGGTGATCGAGCAGGGTGACCTCAGGCTCACCGCGCAGCGCACCACCATCGCCTATTCCGATGCGGGCACCCTGCGCATTCAGCGCATCGACGCCACGGGCGGCGTGGTGGTGACCCGCGGCAGCGAGCGCGTGCGCGGCGATGCGGCAGTCTACGACTTCAATCGCCGCGTGATCGTCCTGTCGGGCGGCGTTGCGATCAATCGCGGGACCGACCGGCTCGATGGCGGGCGGCTGGTGATCGATCTCAATTCCGGCGTGACGAGCGTGGACGGCGCGGGCTCCCGCCCCGCCGACGGTCGCAATGCTGGCCGGGTGTCGGGCACCTTCGCGGTCCCTGAAGGCAATTAG
- a CDS encoding uracil-DNA glycosylase, with protein sequence MTERIPESWASVLEPALATGEARQLGGWLRAEEAAGKRIYPPRGCRLKALELTPLDAVKVVILGQDPYHGPGQAHGLCFSVPDGVRLPPSLRNIYKEMESDLGISPPANGNLERWARQGVLLLNNTLTVEEAQAGSHAGRGWDAITDACVAAVAERDVPTVFILWGSHAQGKAKRIATLRDGDGHCLIESPHPSPLSAHRGFFGSRPFSRANAFLEAHGRDAVDWRL encoded by the coding sequence ATGACTGAGCGGATACCCGAAAGCTGGGCGAGCGTGCTTGAGCCTGCACTGGCTACAGGTGAGGCGCGACAGCTTGGCGGATGGCTGCGGGCGGAGGAGGCTGCGGGCAAGCGCATATACCCCCCGCGCGGCTGCCGCTTGAAGGCTCTGGAACTGACGCCGCTCGACGCGGTGAAAGTCGTCATCCTCGGGCAGGATCCCTATCACGGGCCCGGCCAGGCGCACGGGCTTTGCTTTTCCGTGCCGGACGGTGTGCGCCTGCCGCCCTCGCTTCGCAATATCTACAAAGAGATGGAAAGCGATCTCGGCATTTCGCCGCCCGCCAATGGCAATCTCGAACGCTGGGCGCGGCAGGGCGTGCTGCTGCTCAACAACACCCTGACCGTGGAGGAGGCGCAAGCGGGCAGCCATGCGGGACGCGGCTGGGATGCGATCACCGATGCCTGCGTGGCGGCGGTGGCGGAGCGGGACGTGCCCACCGTATTCATCCTGTGGGGCAGCCACGCACAGGGCAAGGCGAAGCGGATTGCTACGCTGCGCGATGGTGATGGGCATTGTCTGATCGAGAGCCCCCATCCCAGCCCGCTCTCCGCCCATCGTGGCTTTTTCGGCTCCAGGCCGTTCAGCAGGGCGAATGCATTTCTGGAAGCGCATGGTCGCGATGCCGTCGACTGGCGGCTGTAG
- a CDS encoding asparagine synthetase B family protein → MSYRARDGSDHLIAGSLAMGHCASHTSPEDSACRQPLRSTADSTVITMDGYLANRCDLCRQLRRSGVGLRNDSPAEVSLAAYRLWGDGFAPYLEGEFALILFDAPRQRLLCVGDHAGLRQLYYWYDGKTFIAATDIVAVLSALRERPSPDLSYLAQHVANGWYDHEGTAWKGIKRLQPASLLRLQGGVISVETYWQPPAEVGVRYESDREYFEHYRSVFTESVLAASRSSAPLACDVSGGLDSSAIFCLADHLCAEGRLGAPDLLGFTLGAPESSDADERRYVEAVERQTGRMIERAAMFEPKLDWYIAQGHADKRLPSLPNTVMLRATARAAAARGCRVNLTGQGGDQWLDGLPHNFREDLRARDWSALKRGAAADLSARGKRRFIAKALRQSLAASIPHSVRRILLDRRDRRTAERHGEDTRMLSSALAAAIAAKRHTYFTRTSTSDPDRRHIHRKLRYPFALLAYDMMELQAAQEGIEYRHPMLSRKFIEFSARTPEFIRLRGEQNKFIHRRAMAGLLPDEIVEREDKAGFDQTFHPHLPDIEQYCVDALGNPQFARLVDGATMIDDFDRMRMGRIDEIPIWTLWGYFACAAFLDLE, encoded by the coding sequence ATGTCATACCGCGCGCGGGATGGCAGCGATCACTTGATTGCCGGTTCACTTGCCATGGGGCATTGCGCAAGCCACACCTCACCCGAGGATAGTGCCTGCCGCCAGCCGCTTCGTTCGACGGCAGACAGCACCGTTATCACCATGGACGGATATCTGGCCAATCGCTGCGATCTCTGTCGGCAGTTGCGCCGGTCCGGCGTCGGGCTGCGAAACGACTCTCCCGCCGAGGTATCCCTGGCTGCCTACCGTTTATGGGGCGATGGCTTTGCGCCTTATCTGGAGGGTGAGTTTGCACTCATACTTTTCGATGCGCCACGACAGCGGCTTTTGTGCGTCGGAGACCATGCAGGACTTCGGCAGCTTTACTATTGGTACGATGGGAAGACGTTTATCGCGGCGACCGATATCGTCGCAGTTCTGTCCGCATTACGAGAACGCCCATCGCCCGATCTCTCATATCTGGCACAGCACGTCGCCAATGGCTGGTACGACCACGAAGGCACCGCCTGGAAGGGCATTAAACGATTGCAGCCGGCGTCACTCCTGCGACTTCAAGGCGGGGTCATCTCAGTTGAAACATATTGGCAGCCGCCAGCCGAAGTTGGCGTCCGTTATGAGAGCGATCGGGAATATTTCGAACACTACCGTTCCGTATTCACGGAGAGCGTCCTGGCCGCATCGCGCAGCTCAGCGCCGCTCGCTTGCGACGTGAGCGGAGGACTCGATTCCTCCGCCATTTTCTGTCTCGCCGATCATCTATGCGCTGAAGGACGGCTTGGAGCGCCCGACCTTCTCGGTTTCACCCTCGGCGCTCCGGAAAGTAGCGATGCCGACGAGCGAAGATACGTTGAAGCGGTAGAGCGACAGACCGGGCGCATGATCGAACGCGCCGCGATGTTCGAACCGAAGCTCGACTGGTATATCGCACAGGGACATGCCGACAAGCGACTACCGTCTCTTCCCAACACGGTGATGCTGCGCGCCACTGCTCGCGCGGCTGCGGCACGGGGCTGCCGTGTCAATTTGACCGGCCAGGGCGGCGACCAATGGCTCGACGGTCTGCCCCACAACTTTCGGGAAGATTTGCGAGCTCGGGATTGGAGCGCACTTAAACGCGGTGCCGCAGCAGACCTGTCTGCGCGTGGCAAGCGGCGATTCATAGCGAAAGCGTTGCGGCAGTCCCTTGCCGCATCGATCCCTCACTCGGTCAGGCGGATCCTGCTTGATCGTCGTGATCGCCGCACCGCTGAGCGTCATGGCGAAGATACACGGATGCTATCATCCGCGCTTGCGGCAGCGATTGCAGCGAAGCGCCACACTTATTTCACGCGCACGTCCACGTCAGACCCGGACCGGCGCCATATCCATCGCAAATTGCGCTACCCCTTCGCCCTGCTCGCTTACGACATGATGGAATTGCAGGCTGCTCAGGAAGGGATCGAATATCGCCATCCAATGCTGTCGCGAAAGTTCATAGAGTTCAGTGCTCGCACACCGGAATTCATCCGATTGCGCGGAGAACAGAACAAATTCATTCATCGTCGCGCCATGGCGGGCTTGCTGCCGGATGAAATCGTCGAGCGCGAAGACAAAGCCGGCTTCGACCAGACGTTTCATCCCCACCTGCCAGATATCGAGCAGTATTGTGTCGATGCTCTGGGCAATCCGCAGTTTGCTCGACTGGTTGACGGCGCCACGATGATCGATGATTTTGACCGCATGCGCATGGGGCGGATTGACGAAATCCCGATTTGGACGCTATGGGGATACTTCGCATGTGCAGCATTTCTCGATCTAGAGTGA